The DNA region CTTTTCTAATGTAGTTTACTCCTTTAAAGACACCTATTCGCTATCGGGAAGTATCCGTATCGACCAATCAAACCTTTTTGGAACCGACCCGAGATATAAATACAAACCATTATGGTCGTTAGGTGCAGCATGGAATATCCACAAAGAAAACTTTATGGCCAACATAAATTGGTTGCACCAGCTGAAACTACGCAGTGCTTTTGGCTTTAACGGGAATGTGGCTAAACTTTCTCTTCCGCAGGTAATTGCCCAGGCACTGAACAATCTGGCAAACACCCCTACCCTTACTTCGCTCGTTTTAGCATCAAATGCCAATAGCGGTCTTCGCTGGGAACAAACAGAAAACTTTAATCTGGGTTTGGATTTTAACATTTTCAAAAACATCACTGGTAGCATCGATTACTACACCAAAAAAACAACCGATGTAATGGGCAATTCTACCATCGATCCGACGCTTGGGGCCAGCTCAGCCTTAATCAATTATGCTACCATCAGAAATAATGGTTTAGAATTTAGCCTCAAAGCCGATTGGATATCTACTAAAACATTTAACTGGAATACCGGTTTGGTAATTGCCAAAAACGGCAGTAAGGTACTTGATGTTTACAGGGCAGGAAGATACGATCCGCAGGCACTTGATGTATTGGGTTATGTAAGTGGTTATCCGGTAGGTGCTATGTTTTCGTACAATACCGTGGGCCTTAACAACGAAGGCCATCCTATCATTGTAGATCCAAGCGGAAAATCGTACGTGGTAAGTACAAGTACAATAACCAATCCGATTGTGGCAGCAATGTCAAGTAAAGACTCAGGTCTTGTGCAATATTCGGGTACAACTCTTCCAAGCATAAACGCAGGCTTAAGTAACCGTATAGATGTAGGCAGTTTTTATTTCTTTGCCATGATAAATTATTATGGCGGCTTTAAGGTGCGGGTACCCCGACCTACACCAGCGGATAACCGGCCTTTGGTGGGCGCAAATAATTACTGGAGGGTTGCTGGCGATGAGCTGAATACCGATATCCCAAACCTGGTTGATTTGACTGCCACCAACCCATCATGGGCTTACCGCTACAACAGCAACTATGTAGTTGATGGCGATTACTTAACCCTGGGCGACGTAACCGTTTCTTATCGTTTAAATAATATGCCTTTTATTAAAAGAGCTGGCTTTAAAAACTTTGAGATTAAAGCTCAGGCTTCAAATTTATACACCGTGGGCTTTAACAGATATAACTTTAGCATGGCCACCGGAAGCTATGCAAAATCGTACCTAACCCCAACATACACACTGGGTTTATTCACCAACTTTTAAAATTTAGTACCGATGAAAAAAATTAAATATATCACCCAGTTACTCCTTTGCTGCCTGGTTTTGAGTAGTTGTGATAAATATCTGGATGTAGAACCCAAAGGCAAGCAATTGTTAAAAACGACCAATGATTTTGATTTGTGGCTGAATAATCAGGTGCTAACCAGCGAAACTTCCGCAGATAATATCATGAATTATATGACAGATAATATCGATTTACAAAATGTAAACACGCCTCCTACAACACTTTCAGAACTCATCTACACCTGGGCGCCACAATTTACAACCGATATTACTTCAACTACCTACCTATGGGGCGAACATTATAAACGCATTAGTTTATTTAATACGGTATTGGTAGGTATCAACGCAGCTGAAGGCGGCACTCCATCGCAAAAAAGCAGCATCAGGGCTGAGGCATTACTTGGCCGGGCGCATTCTTACTTTTATTTGGTAAATGAATATGCCAAACCTTATGATGCCGCAACTGCCGCAACAGACCTTGCAGTACCTTATATCACATCAGACGATGTAAGTCAGAAAACACCCGCAAGAAGTACAACAGCAGAAATTTATCAACACATTATCAGCGACATTAATGAGGCGATTCCTAATCTGCCAGCTGATAACAGTAACGCCAGGTTCCGTGGTTCAAAAGGTGCGGCTTATAGTGTTTTGGCACGTGTTTACCTGTACAGGAGAGAATATGCCGAAGCGCAACGCTATGCAGAACTGGCATTGGCCAACACCCGTGCAACCATTATCGATTATACCAATGCTGCAACTTTCCCCACCACAACCAATGTGGTATCACATCCTGATGTAATTTACGGCCGCTCTTCTGTAGCGATCGGATTGCCGATAACCGCCGAATTTAAAAGCACATTTGCGACTAACGATGCGAGAAGAACCGTGCTATATTATAACTGGGCGAGTAATGTAAGAGGCTCAACCTTATTTTATGCTAATTTGGTTACACCTGTTTTTCAATTAACCAATTCGGGCACATCGGTGCAGGAAATGCACCTCATTGCGGCAGAGGGAGCCGCACGCAGCAATAACCTTGGCGTAGCACTCAGCCACCTGAATGAAGTACGCCGTAATCGCTACACAGGTACGCCAGTTACAAGTAGAGATTTTACTTCGACCGACCAGAATGCTGTGCTTAATGAGGTGTTTGCCGAAAGAAGAAGAGAATTACCTTTTCATGGGCTGCGCTGGTTCGATATGCGAAGATTCGACCTGGAAAACAGAATGCCGGCAGTTATCCGTACAAACGCACAGAATAACGTGATTGCGACACTGGAGCCGCATAGCAGTAAGTATACGCTGCAGATACCTATCCAGGTATTGGCTTTTAACCCCGATA from Pedobacter endophyticus includes:
- a CDS encoding RagB/SusD family nutrient uptake outer membrane protein; translated protein: MKKIKYITQLLLCCLVLSSCDKYLDVEPKGKQLLKTTNDFDLWLNNQVLTSETSADNIMNYMTDNIDLQNVNTPPTTLSELIYTWAPQFTTDITSTTYLWGEHYKRISLFNTVLVGINAAEGGTPSQKSSIRAEALLGRAHSYFYLVNEYAKPYDAATAATDLAVPYITSDDVSQKTPARSTTAEIYQHIISDINEAIPNLPADNSNARFRGSKGAAYSVLARVYLYRREYAEAQRYAELALANTRATIIDYTNAATFPTTTNVVSHPDVIYGRSSVAIGLPITAEFKSTFATNDARRTVLYYNWASNVRGSTLFYANLVTPVFQLTNSGTSVQEMHLIAAEGAARSNNLGVALSHLNEVRRNRYTGTPVTSRDFTSTDQNAVLNEVFAERRRELPFHGLRWFDMRRFDLENRMPAVIRTNAQNNVIATLEPHSSKYTLQIPIQVLAFNPDMIQNP